The window TTAAATTTAATAGTCATATTACTGTCCTTCCTTGTTTTTTTAAACAAACATGTGCCATTGGCTTAACTAAGGAATTCAACAAAGGGGGCAATAATCCTCTTTACATTAAAACATGCGTTTATCCCATACGAAAAAAGGCGTGCGTAATGCATCACCTTTATCTACACAAGCGAGTTCCTCTTAGTTAAACAAAGAAAATGTTAACTATACTCTTTTTTAACCTCATAACGATTAATTAGTTCGTATGGTCTGGCTTTAAATGCTTCGTACGGTAAATAGTTTGGTTCCATTGCATCAAGAGTTCTGCTTCTAAATTGATTCCTTGTAATAAATTGATTTATATTTTCTTTATTTAATTTAGTAAAATAAACTTCTGATGTTTCATTTTCTGCATTCCTTACTTCACCAGATTGATACTCACCTCTAAATACTATACAAGTTACTCCACTTGTAATGTTTTGATAAATACCTGTTATCCCATGTAAATCAATTTTAACTCCAGTCTCTTCAAAAACCTCCCGGTGAATGGCTTCTTCTAAGGTCTCACCCTCTTCTACTTGGCCTCCCGGCATTTCCATAGTATCGGAACGATGAAAATTTCTAACAAGCAATACTTCACCAGCTTTATTGGTTATATATCCACTGACAGATATTATATGTTTAGGCGAATGGTAGTTAGCAGTTGAAGTTAAAAAGTCTTGATTATCCTCCATGTATAGTTCGCCTAATTCTTTTATTTTTTCTTTAGCGTTTTTATGTAGTTCACTATTTCTTATGAGACTTTCTATACTTTCATACTGTTCAATACTTTTATATTCCCATATAGCTAAAATCTCGGTTTGTTTGTCATTTACCCATCGGCCTATTAATTTGGCTCCGTATTTAATTTGATTTGGGTATAAATAGGAATGAAAGAATTCATTGAAATCGTTTAGTTTTTCAGGCTGAATTTTGTAAGTTTTTCTTCTATATATCATTTTCAGATACCCCGTTTCTTCTTACCTTTAGGAGGGAAATTAAAATTCCTTTTCAGCTTTACTAGACTGTTAACTTAATAAAAGATTTCACAAAAAGGCTATTAATCCTTCCTCAATTCACGCATCTTTAGTTCAATAAAAATTACTTTTTCCCTAAAGAAAAACCATTAAAAAACCTTCCTCCGTATGGATATAACACGTCATCAACTAATTTGATAATTTCAGTTTTATCTCCATTTTTATAAAACACATCAAATGCCACAATAAATTGTTCTGTAAACTTAACATCGTATTGTTTTAAAGACCGAATTATCCACTTCGATGCCCCGATCCACCTATTATTCGTTCGTAAGACAAACTCACTTACAAGCTCCGCTAGTGCATTCGCAATAAAAATACCTTCTGCTCTTTCATTGCAGCCAATAAAATCATCAAGAGTATCCGTAATAAAATATCGCTTAGTAGTTATTGTTTCTATTGACCATTTTTCTGGTCCTTTTGCTAACAGTTGTTCCGCCTGGATTTTTATTGAGTCAACTACGCCATTATCTTTAATGACCAAACCTTCTGAAACCATTCGTGGTAACGAAGGCCTCGCTCGTTTATAATCACTTTCGAAAAAGTCTTGATAGGAGATCAAGTTATGAACGAACACTTCTATATGCCAGTCAAAATCAATTATGGATTCCCGATAAGATGAAACAATTTTTTTATCAAACACTATTATGTCAAGGTCAGAGGTTTCTGTCGCTTCCCCACGCACCACACTTCCTGCCAACAATGCTCCATCACAAGACGGAAAACATTTATTAATGAACTTATGTGCAGCTATAATTGGTTCCAACTTGTTAAAATCCCCCAAATACTCCCCCTCCTTTTTAAATTAAACTGCTTCCTTTTTAACACTAAAGTGAGGTACCCTTTCTTGATAAGCGCACCCGGTAGTAAAAAAAGAACCTACCTTTCCAGCTCAATATATTCTCTCAATAATTTCCACTCTCCATCTTCTTTTCTCCATACAAACATACATTGAGCAGCATATGGTTCACCATTTATTTCGTTTGTTTCTCTTCCTGAAATTATATATTCCTCTCCATTTTTACGTTCAGTAATTGTAACAACTTCAAAACTTTTTTCAGCATTATTCATTT is drawn from Bacillus sp. FJAT-18017 and contains these coding sequences:
- a CDS encoding NUDIX domain-containing protein, yielding MIYRRKTYKIQPEKLNDFNEFFHSYLYPNQIKYGAKLIGRWVNDKQTEILAIWEYKSIEQYESIESLIRNSELHKNAKEKIKELGELYMEDNQDFLTSTANYHSPKHIISVSGYITNKAGEVLLVRNFHRSDTMEMPGGQVEEGETLEEAIHREVFEETGVKIDLHGITGIYQNITSGVTCIVFRGEYQSGEVRNAENETSEVYFTKLNKENINQFITRNQFRSRTLDAMEPNYLPYEAFKARPYELINRYEVKKEYS
- a CDS encoding nucleotidyltransferase domain-containing protein, coding for MGDFNKLEPIIAAHKFINKCFPSCDGALLAGSVVRGEATETSDLDIIVFDKKIVSSYRESIIDFDWHIEVFVHNLISYQDFFESDYKRARPSLPRMVSEGLVIKDNGVVDSIKIQAEQLLAKGPEKWSIETITTKRYFITDTLDDFIGCNERAEGIFIANALAELVSEFVLRTNNRWIGASKWIIRSLKQYDVKFTEQFIVAFDVFYKNGDKTEIIKLVDDVLYPYGGRFFNGFSLGKK
- a CDS encoding nuclear transport factor 2 family protein, whose protein sequence is MNNIKEVLNGYFVAWNEGFISKNGDGIRGYMSKSFVGYWAHSSIDHPEPYYYDYDLNSVLNQMNNAEKSFEVVTITERKNGEEYIISGRETNEINGEPYAAQCMFVWRKEDGEWKLLREYIELER